The genomic stretch ACGAACCAATAGACCAATGTGTCGTTGACAGGTACTCGTCCAAGCAAAACTTGCTCTTTTCTTGCAATTATAAAGAGGTTTTCGAATTCATGACCTTCTGGATAGCTCGTGAAACCTCGAATTGCAGATGTAGCAGAAAACTTTGTTGGGTTCATGTGAAGATATTTCAAAACAGCGGAATTTACCCCATCACATCCTATCAGAACCTGTCAAATAAGTGGGAGAACGAGAAACTCTTCAAGACCTGGGAAAAAAGAATGGAACTCTTGGTTTTCTTGAATTAACTGCAGAACCAAATATATAAGAGAAACTTGCTAACATGTACAAAACAGTGACCTCAGTTTACATACCTATTATCTTAGGAGTTACCATATGGAGATCTAGTATACGTACATTCAATTCGCATCAGGATTTTGGTTTAGGAAGATATATCCACTTCATTTGCAGCATCGCAGTTACAAGCATTGCTGTTACCAATTATATAGCATGTAATGAAAACCGAGATGCATATAGTACCTTGGCCTTTATGACAAACCCATTGTGAAGTTCTAGAACTGCAGAAGATGTCACTGGGTCCAGTTTCACTGAGATCACATGGCATCCGAAGCGAACCGTGCCTTGAGGCAGATCCTTAGCCAAAGCTTCAACAAGATCACTCCGTTTTATGCACCGTGCTTCCCCCTTGCTGCAAAACTCGCCTCAAAATATCAACACTATGGATTGCTTCAAGTTTCAACGAGAATTTGCAAAGGGTTTAGTCCGTACCTTAGTGGCAATTTTTCCAGCTTTGTTCCTCGATCGACTTTCATGATTCCGCACCTGTCATTGGGAACTATTGTAAAAGGTGGCGACTGGTCGTGACAAAAATGACTACATCCATTGCCATGTTACTGCTTTCCTTGGAAATGAGCTGACACTGGTCATGATTTTTCGTAATGGCTCAAGGGCGGGGTAGGCGAAATTGATCAAGAAGTGAATACTTCAAATATCGAGGAAGAATGGTTAGTCAATGGAAGTTTGTCTAAAAGGGAGCATCGACTGCTGAAAAATATTAGGACAAATTCAACTCCATTTCGATGGTTCACCATTGTGATCAAGCCGAAGGCGAGTAGTACAAGAGCTCATATGGAGACAACGATCTGTGACAGAGATTATCTCTCCATTCTCCTCTCATTTGATCTAGCATGACATAACAAGTTCAGAGTAGTTTGCATATTGATCAAGCATAACATAAACATTTGTTCATCTAAAGGAAACATGCCATGTTCCAATAGAATCCACTTCCTAGACTAATATCTCTCATGAACAGAATAATGGCATtgagtgcgagagagagagagagagagagagagaacccatCAATATGAAACGAGTCTTTTCGGAGCACTGATCCTAGTCCAAGATGATCCAAGGCGCGCCATCCATTGGCTCGAATGGTCAAGGCCGCTCCGGTTGCACGCAAACCCTCCGATCTCTCCAAGACCAAACTCCTAATGCCCTTCCTGTAAAACCATCCTCAGAAGAATGCCATATCATAAACTTCCCTGGTGTCACTACTCCAAACGATCTCGAAACTTTTCACCTGAACTTAAAACTCTGGAAAAGAAGGTAAAGAACTGACCTGTGTAGAGCAAGAGCCGTGGCAAGGCCACAGATGCCCCCACCCACAATCACAATGTCTCTCTCTTCAGCTTCATTCATCTTTTCCGTGACTTGAGGAGAATAACTTCGACGAACTAACCTGTTGGGGTCGACACCTAATATAATAAAGCAAGGAAAGACCGAGTTGGACTTTGGTCCTGACCGACTTTTGCTTGAGAACATTAATTACGGATTCCAACTTTGAAGAGGACTAGAATCTTTCAAGGCGCCAGCTATTGGCCAAAGAGGAATGGTCAAACATGTCGGCTAAGGATCTAAAAAGGAATGGTCAATATGCATATGGTACATGTAGTGTAGCTGCTGTTTTGTCCGCTGCCCTGTGAAGAGAGGCCAGAGCATACAAAACAGGtaaaaagtacccaaaaaaaaataaatcccaaacctattttattaatttaaattcaatcttaaatcttttatctttgtgttaatttaattaatttggccaattttgattaaaaatcgctaatgtagacACTGGTCATCATTCGATGCTAACGTGGATGTTTCTCTAATAATATAATAAtagtttcttgatttttttttatatatatatatttttgttctttctttttctttcctttttcctttgattttcgCCGGCCTCATGTTGGACGTCTGAATCCGGACAATATTCACACATGGAGTGACCTTTGACTGTGCTCAGCCTCGACAGGACGTGTATGGCCCTTAGCTAAGCTAA from Rhodamnia argentea isolate NSW1041297 chromosome 2, ASM2092103v1, whole genome shotgun sequence encodes the following:
- the LOC115755487 gene encoding monooxygenase 1-like; amino-acid sequence: MNEAEERDIVIVGGGICGLATALALHRKGIRSLVLERSEGLRATGAALTIRANGWRALDHLGLGSVLRKDSFHIDGCGIMKVDRGTKLEKLPLSKGEARCIKRSDLVEALAKDLPQGTVRFGCHVISVKLDPVTSSAVLELHNGFVIKAKVLIGCDGVNSAVLKYLHMNPTKFSATSAIRGFTSYPEGHEFENLFIIARKEQVLLGRVPVNDTLVYWFVTRLWTSIDSKISENQQLIKMSSLETIKDFPEDMKEMIKNSDRSSLSCLRFRYRAPWDLMLGSFSKGTVTVAGDALHAMSPFIGQGGSASLEDAVVLARCLAQKILESDRNTISDKCAMDKYEEALNQYGKERRMRLIKLSTQSYLQNKMFETSSMVVKLFCIVILAVFFRDSVAHSQFDCGHL